In Desulfobacterales bacterium, a single genomic region encodes these proteins:
- a CDS encoding protein-L-isoaspartate(D-aspartate) O-methyltransferase — MNKEAMKYERQREEMVRQQLKPRGIHDANVLEALGTVPRHLFVSEALRDQAYGDYPLPIGEQQTISQPYIVAEMTQALELCKDDRVLEIGTGSGYQAAILAEIVFRVYTIERIRALYIQARNLLDKLHYHNIVMRCTDGTAGWQDESPFDAIMVTAGAPEVPTKLLDQLAEGGRMIVPVGNQHSQDLIKITKDKMGIHKSNLGGCRFVKLIGAQGWKENR; from the coding sequence ATGAATAAAGAAGCCATGAAATATGAGCGCCAAAGAGAGGAAATGGTACGCCAGCAGCTCAAACCGCGAGGCATACATGACGCCAATGTCTTGGAAGCACTTGGCACCGTACCCAGACACCTGTTTGTCAGTGAAGCGTTAAGAGATCAGGCTTATGGCGATTACCCGTTGCCCATTGGCGAACAGCAGACCATTTCCCAGCCTTACATTGTGGCCGAAATGACCCAGGCATTAGAGCTTTGCAAAGATGACCGCGTTCTGGAAATTGGAACCGGATCCGGATATCAGGCAGCCATTTTAGCAGAGATTGTCTTCCGGGTATACACCATCGAACGAATCCGGGCGCTCTATATTCAGGCACGCAATCTGCTAGATAAACTCCATTATCATAATATCGTCATGCGCTGCACCGACGGCACAGCCGGATGGCAGGATGAAAGTCCCTTCGATGCCATCATGGTCACTGCGGGTGCGCCGGAGGTTCCGACAAAATTGCTGGACCAGCTGGCCGAGGGTGGGCGTATGATCGTGCCGGTAGGCAACCAACACTCCCAGGATTTGATCAAAATTACCAAAGATAAGATGGGTATCCACAAATCGAATCTGGGAGGATGCCGGTTTGTCAAACTAATCGGGGCACAGGGTTGGAAAGAAAACCGATAA
- a CDS encoding potassium channel protein yields MDGTRHLIYCILISILILAVGSIGYMAIEGWPFTDAIYMTVITISTVGFKEVNQVGETGRIFTILLVFSGVGFSLYVAAAVVQFMVEGRIRIIMGRRRLDKKINRLKNHYIVCGYGRIGRVLCRHLKKADIEVAVIEKSSERISAMDEDDILYIADDATDENNLLKAGIKRARGLVAVLATDTDNVFLVLTAKQLAPQLFIMARASQRNAIIKLRAAGANMVESPYVMGAMSMANRIIRPTVTSFLELAFAQRHKDIQMEEIPVSSTSELVNIELKDSGIRQKYNLIIIAIKKPDGSMQFNPSFDAVIKPNDTVIAVGEAASLQKLGWALNPQTGTS; encoded by the coding sequence ATGGACGGCACGCGACATTTAATTTACTGCATATTGATATCGATTCTGATACTTGCTGTAGGAAGCATCGGGTACATGGCCATAGAAGGCTGGCCGTTTACCGATGCCATTTATATGACGGTGATCACCATTTCCACCGTCGGTTTTAAAGAAGTCAACCAGGTGGGTGAAACCGGACGCATATTTACGATTTTACTCGTTTTTAGCGGCGTCGGATTTTCCCTCTATGTTGCCGCAGCCGTGGTACAGTTTATGGTTGAGGGCCGCATCAGAATAATCATGGGGAGGCGCAGGTTGGATAAAAAGATAAACCGGTTAAAAAATCACTATATTGTTTGTGGGTATGGGCGTATCGGTCGGGTGCTTTGTCGCCATTTAAAAAAAGCCGACATCGAGGTGGCTGTTATCGAAAAATCCTCAGAACGAATTTCCGCGATGGATGAAGATGATATTCTTTACATTGCCGATGATGCCACTGATGAAAACAATCTTTTAAAAGCCGGCATCAAACGCGCCCGTGGACTGGTCGCTGTGTTGGCGACCGATACGGACAATGTCTTTTTGGTGCTGACCGCTAAACAATTGGCGCCGCAGTTGTTCATTATGGCCCGCGCGAGTCAGAGAAACGCCATTATTAAATTGCGCGCTGCCGGTGCCAACATGGTGGAATCGCCTTATGTGATGGGGGCCATGAGCATGGCCAATCGCATTATCCGTCCGACGGTGACCTCGTTTCTGGAATTGGCCTTTGCCCAACGCCATAAGGATATACAGATGGAGGAAATACCGGTAAGCTCAACCTCAGAACTGGTTAATATCGAGTTGAAAGATTCTGGTATACGGCAAAAATACAATCTAATCATTATTGCCATAAAAAAGCCCGATGGCAGTATGCAGTTTAATCCCTCTTTTGACGCCGTCATCAAACCCAATGATACGGTCATCGCAGTTGGTGAAGCTGCCAGTTTACAGAAGCTGGGCTGGGCGTTAAACCCTCAGACGGGCACTTCATAA
- a CDS encoding 5-formyltetrahydrofolate cyclo-ligase: MEEIQITKGQIREEVAQKLGALSTKEIAEKTKAIENRLFDFANFLESKIALMYVNNEHEVPTGNILLRAFQYSKIVVLPAYNPENYEMLLKKVDNLKKDLQIGPRNIAQPHDTRCKIVPIEKIDIAIIPAVALDEKGGRIGSGEGYYDRLIPNLSITTRKVALALEAQIIPQVPIEAHDKHVDIIITENRVIYKI, from the coding sequence ATGGAGGAAATTCAAATCACCAAAGGTCAGATTCGTGAAGAAGTTGCCCAGAAACTTGGTGCCCTCTCAACCAAAGAAATCGCTGAAAAAACAAAAGCCATTGAAAACAGACTCTTTGATTTTGCCAATTTTCTCGAATCCAAAATTGCGCTGATGTATGTGAACAATGAACACGAAGTCCCAACCGGAAACATTCTCCTGCGCGCATTTCAGTATAGCAAAATTGTTGTATTGCCAGCTTATAACCCTGAAAATTATGAAATGCTTTTGAAAAAAGTCGACAACCTTAAAAAAGACCTTCAAATAGGTCCCCGCAATATTGCACAGCCCCATGATACCCGCTGCAAGATTGTTCCGATTGAAAAGATCGACATCGCCATCATTCCGGCGGTGGCCCTGGATGAGAAAGGGGGCAGGATCGGTTCCGGGGAAGGCTATTATGACCGCTTGATCCCCAATCTGTCTATTACCACCCGCAAGGTGGCGCTTGCCCTCGAAGCGCAAATAATTCCGCAGGTACCCATTGAAGCGCACGACAAACACGTTGATATTATCATCACAGAAAACCGCGTCATCTATAAAATTTAA
- the thrC gene encoding threonine synthase, protein MKLDDLPEEIRSQILPQHEGQLVYRCLGCGQEFGIEELLYVCPACGQVFLIHDLNSSRLSRISGATWRRIFDYRKLLSIPALKGIYRYHEFIGPVIPLAAVVYLGEGHTPVVEANARLQEKVGLRFFFKNDGQNPSASFKDRGMASAFSYINMMVRAAKVSDVLAICASTGDTSAAAALYASYLAPQIKSAVLLPHKKVTPQQLSQPLGSGATVFEIPGVFDDCMKVVEALSDNYNVALLNSKNAWRILGQESYCYEIAQDFEYDVSHLAVVVPIGNAGNITAVMSGFLKFYEAGVIGGLPKILGVQSEHANPVYRYYLEPAIDKRQFKPVTVKPSVAQAAMIGNPVSMPRVIHLVERYNQLAGQQQVFFIEVAEQDIMDWEIIANRNGHIACTHGGESLAGLVDAVDRGIVSNSDVAIVKSTAHALKFAEFQEMYFEQQFPPEYNVETDTDLINAPIYVHPKGLKQVPTAGKSLSDKDFKAFVRRVSKDIAGHLKLKKR, encoded by the coding sequence GTGAAACTGGACGATCTTCCCGAAGAGATCCGATCTCAAATCCTGCCTCAGCATGAAGGCCAGCTGGTTTATCGCTGTTTGGGCTGTGGGCAGGAATTCGGCATTGAAGAGCTTTTATATGTCTGCCCGGCCTGCGGGCAGGTTTTTTTGATTCATGATCTGAATTCTAGCCGGTTATCCCGAATTTCAGGGGCGACATGGCGCCGGATTTTTGATTATCGAAAGCTGCTCAGTATTCCGGCGTTAAAGGGTATTTACCGATATCACGAGTTTATCGGGCCAGTGATACCGTTGGCAGCAGTCGTCTACCTGGGAGAGGGTCATACCCCGGTGGTCGAAGCCAATGCCCGACTACAAGAAAAGGTTGGTTTGCGGTTTTTTTTTAAAAATGACGGTCAGAACCCCAGTGCCTCATTTAAAGATCGCGGTATGGCGAGCGCCTTCAGTTACATTAATATGATGGTGCGCGCTGCAAAAGTGTCTGATGTCTTGGCCATCTGTGCCTCAACTGGCGACACCTCTGCCGCTGCGGCATTGTATGCATCTTATCTAGCGCCGCAAATCAAGTCCGCTGTGCTATTGCCCCATAAAAAAGTAACCCCCCAGCAGCTTTCCCAACCGCTGGGCAGCGGTGCGACGGTTTTTGAAATTCCCGGCGTTTTTGATGACTGCATGAAGGTGGTTGAGGCTTTATCGGATAATTATAATGTGGCCCTCTTAAATTCGAAAAATGCTTGGCGCATCCTGGGCCAGGAGTCCTATTGTTATGAGATTGCTCAGGACTTTGAATATGATGTGTCCCATTTAGCGGTGGTGGTGCCCATTGGCAATGCCGGCAATATCACTGCGGTCATGAGCGGGTTTTTAAAATTTTATGAAGCCGGTGTTATCGGCGGGCTGCCCAAAATACTGGGTGTGCAATCCGAACATGCCAATCCTGTCTATCGCTATTACCTGGAGCCGGCTATCGATAAACGCCAATTTAAACCGGTTACCGTAAAACCCAGTGTGGCTCAGGCAGCAATGATCGGCAACCCGGTCTCAATGCCCCGGGTGATTCATCTGGTGGAACGTTACAATCAGCTGGCCGGCCAGCAGCAGGTTTTTTTTATTGAGGTCGCCGAGCAGGACATCATGGACTGGGAAATCATTGCCAATCGCAACGGGCACATTGCCTGCACGCATGGTGGGGAATCGCTGGCGGGCCTGGTCGATGCCGTGGACCGCGGCATTGTATCCAACAGTGATGTGGCGATTGTCAAATCCACCGCACACGCATTAAAATTTGCTGAATTTCAGGAAATGTATTTTGAACAGCAGTTTCCACCGGAGTATAATGTCGAAACCGACACGGACTTGATCAACGCCCCAATTTATGTTCATCCCAAAGGTCTCAAACAGGTGCCGACAGCGGGTAAATCGTTGTCGGATAAAGATTTTAAAGCGTTTGTACGCCGGGTATCGAAAGACATTGCCGGTCATTTGAAACTTAAAAAGCGCTAA
- the pilQ gene encoding type IV pilus secretin PilQ translates to MINQFISRRNLSIVILSLVVLMAWFAGCASNKTADIKDVGDKRITAITADISAGQVMVTIDGNQPLTYTAIKQVFPLGVLFHFPDTSLDQVSSVTTPPSNDIIVSVKASELVEGESTTSRIFIALKTDAPYDLKPQNSALLVSFPNATAGSAAAPAPISEKPLVQQPAPQKVKSLKDLPAASRLKTVTATPMKNSVVVNVKADGVIRDYKAFTIDGKQPRIVIDMFSLKSPYKGEQRQAVKSPYVNQVRHFGHSGKVRLVLDAPKASLAKYSAAPAENGLLIHVGNAPRAAAPKSAPVAKSAAAKPMVAKKETPVKPEETKNDTPMKPADKASNTSEAQPVVLPGNAAWVNRIDFSSEEAGTSALIIGTTTPVKYDLQKVGPKRLHLKLFNTSLPEYRKRALITTRFESAVDRVTPVQTAEMKSDSVFTIELREAVPYKMVQQNKTLRLEFAASAIPPKPYENADLPEWKTVLADAPTTAAQKAGKGDSQMAPEARKKSSQKDVLKTDQAQTAEERLAIIAPEQKYTGEKIAFDFYDMDIRNVFRILREISGKSFAIDKNVSGKVSLKFSKPVPWDQVMELLLKMNQLGMTMEGDIIRIATLSTLAQEEKLKQAQLKAAQQAQKQAEALEPLFTEYIPISYSNATTEVLPHLETILTAERGKANVDERNNQIIITDTALKIKQAKEIVEKIDTVTPQVVIEARVVEANTNFTRQIGFDWGEVTLGTFNVPYTSNWVAGPTVFTADNIPPTLVETASLQFSLFKTAGTDFSIVDATLAASEVEGKTNILSSPKIVTLDNKKAKIKQGFEVPYLERDSSGNASVRFKDVDLLLEVTPSVTPDRRITMTIFVTKNDLVDPSADEPALSTNEAETEILVDDGDTIVIGGILKSTLNWTERGIPGLRRMGVLGWLFKFQEETDIKNELLIFLTPRIIQLEQKRLS, encoded by the coding sequence GTGATTAACCAATTTATAAGTCGACGAAATCTATCTATAGTGATCCTCTCGCTGGTGGTGCTGATGGCCTGGTTTGCCGGATGCGCCTCCAATAAAACAGCTGATATCAAAGATGTGGGCGACAAGCGCATTACCGCCATTACCGCTGACATCAGCGCCGGTCAGGTGATGGTTACCATCGATGGAAACCAACCGCTGACCTATACCGCCATCAAGCAGGTGTTTCCGCTGGGGGTGCTGTTTCACTTTCCCGACACCTCTTTAGATCAGGTCAGCTCGGTAACCACGCCGCCGTCCAATGATATCATCGTCTCGGTCAAGGCCAGCGAACTGGTTGAAGGCGAATCAACCACTTCACGGATTTTCATTGCCTTGAAAACCGATGCGCCCTATGACCTCAAGCCGCAAAATTCGGCACTGCTGGTATCGTTTCCCAATGCGACTGCGGGTTCAGCGGCGGCACCGGCGCCGATCAGCGAAAAGCCGCTGGTGCAGCAGCCTGCGCCGCAAAAGGTTAAATCGCTGAAAGATCTGCCGGCCGCCAGCCGTTTAAAAACTGTGACCGCCACTCCGATGAAAAACAGTGTGGTGGTCAATGTCAAAGCCGACGGGGTGATTAGAGACTATAAAGCGTTTACCATTGACGGCAAACAACCCCGTATTGTCATCGACATGTTTAGCCTCAAAAGCCCGTATAAAGGCGAGCAGCGCCAGGCGGTCAAATCCCCTTATGTGAATCAGGTTCGTCATTTTGGGCACAGCGGCAAGGTTCGTCTGGTACTGGATGCGCCCAAGGCCTCTTTGGCCAAATATTCGGCCGCCCCGGCTGAAAACGGGCTGCTGATCCATGTGGGCAACGCGCCCAGGGCCGCAGCACCCAAAAGCGCGCCGGTGGCCAAAAGCGCAGCGGCAAAACCGATGGTGGCAAAAAAAGAAACACCGGTGAAACCGGAAGAAACGAAAAATGATACCCCGATGAAACCGGCCGACAAGGCTTCCAATACAAGCGAAGCCCAACCTGTCGTTCTGCCGGGCAATGCAGCCTGGGTCAATCGGATTGATTTTTCCAGCGAGGAGGCTGGCACCTCAGCGCTGATCATCGGAACCACCACGCCGGTAAAGTATGATCTGCAAAAAGTCGGCCCCAAGCGCCTGCACCTTAAGCTGTTTAACACCAGCCTGCCGGAATATCGCAAGCGGGCTTTGATCACCACCCGCTTTGAAAGCGCGGTGGATCGGGTCACACCGGTTCAAACAGCCGAAATGAAGAGCGATTCTGTGTTTACCATCGAATTGCGCGAGGCGGTACCTTATAAAATGGTGCAACAAAACAAAACGCTGCGACTCGAATTTGCGGCCTCGGCTATTCCGCCCAAACCCTATGAAAATGCTGATTTGCCCGAGTGGAAAACCGTTCTGGCTGACGCGCCGACAACCGCTGCCCAGAAAGCTGGCAAAGGCGACAGCCAGATGGCACCGGAAGCAAGGAAAAAGTCATCTCAAAAGGACGTGCTCAAAACCGATCAGGCCCAAACCGCCGAAGAACGGCTGGCCATCATTGCTCCTGAGCAAAAATATACCGGAGAAAAGATCGCTTTTGATTTTTACGACATGGATATTCGAAACGTCTTTCGTATCCTCAGGGAAATCAGCGGCAAAAGTTTTGCGATCGACAAAAATGTCAGCGGCAAGGTTAGCCTTAAATTTTCGAAACCAGTGCCGTGGGATCAGGTGATGGAGCTGTTATTGAAAATGAACCAGCTGGGGATGACCATGGAGGGCGACATCATCCGAATCGCAACGCTCAGCACCCTTGCCCAGGAAGAAAAACTCAAACAGGCCCAGTTAAAGGCTGCCCAGCAGGCCCAGAAACAGGCCGAAGCACTTGAACCGTTGTTTACCGAATACATTCCGATTAGCTACTCCAATGCCACCACGGAAGTGTTGCCGCATTTAGAGACCATTTTGACTGCAGAACGCGGCAAAGCCAATGTGGATGAACGCAACAATCAAATCATCATTACCGATACGGCCCTCAAGATTAAGCAGGCCAAAGAGATTGTCGAAAAAATCGATACTGTTACCCCCCAGGTGGTCATTGAAGCCCGGGTTGTGGAAGCCAACACCAACTTCACCAGACAAATCGGCTTTGATTGGGGCGAGGTCACCCTGGGAACATTTAACGTGCCCTACACCAGCAACTGGGTCGCAGGCCCGACAGTGTTTACGGCCGACAATATTCCGCCAACGCTGGTGGAGACGGCATCGTTGCAGTTTAGTCTTTTTAAAACCGCCGGCACGGACTTTTCCATCGTGGATGCTACTTTGGCAGCCAGTGAGGTCGAAGGTAAAACCAATATCCTTTCTTCACCCAAGATTGTCACCCTGGACAACAAAAAAGCCAAAATCAAACAGGGGTTTGAAGTCCCCTATCTGGAGCGAGACTCTTCAGGGAATGCCTCCGTCAGATTTAAGGATGTCGATCTGCTGCTGGAGGTTACCCCGTCGGTTACACCAGACCGTCGCATCACCATGACGATCTTTGTCACCAAAAACGACCTGGTGGACCCCTCTGCTGATGAACCGGCGCTGTCAACCAACGAGGCCGAGACCGAAATATTGGTTGATGACGGCGATACTATTGTCATCGGCGGCATCCTCAAATCAACGCTTAATTGGACGGAAAGAGGCATTCCGGGATTGCGTCGAATGGGCGTGCTGGGTTGGCTGTTTAAATTTCAGGAAGAAACCGATATTAAAAACGAACTGCTGATTTTTCTGACGCCGAGAATCATTCAGCTCGAACAAAAGCGTCTTTCATAG
- a CDS encoding pilus assembly protein PilP: MKKNLILICSLACLIGFVTVMLGCDQASKEPRKPKIVTKKIKPAKKKTGPPPRKTSTVAQPAPKPEPPAPEKQPPETPKLAQKPPQSAAQPPETKTTNLSLAPKSDISKIQPASSGQSGSQTAPELPAGSAGDQAIAAAKASKGRPIYNPRGKVNPFEPLFREKPTVAMAKSKRKKRIPRTPLEKIDLSQLRLVGIILASSGNKALVEESNGKGYVIRRGTYIGTNAGKVVKIQRDKVIVAEEYEDVVGNVSLRNKELKLPKPPGEF, translated from the coding sequence ATGAAAAAAAATCTGATTCTTATTTGTAGTTTGGCTTGTTTGATTGGCTTTGTGACCGTTATGCTGGGTTGCGACCAAGCGTCGAAAGAGCCGCGCAAACCCAAGATCGTTACGAAAAAAATCAAGCCCGCGAAAAAGAAAACCGGGCCTCCGCCGCGGAAAACGTCGACAGTAGCGCAGCCTGCACCCAAGCCCGAACCACCGGCCCCTGAGAAACAGCCGCCTGAGACGCCAAAGCTGGCCCAAAAACCGCCGCAGTCAGCGGCACAGCCGCCAGAGACGAAAACGACAAACCTTTCGTTAGCGCCCAAGTCGGACATTTCTAAAATCCAGCCAGCATCTTCGGGGCAATCGGGTAGCCAAACCGCACCCGAGTTGCCGGCAGGGTCTGCCGGCGATCAGGCCATAGCTGCTGCGAAGGCATCAAAGGGGCGCCCAATATATAACCCCAGAGGTAAAGTGAATCCTTTTGAACCATTGTTCCGCGAAAAACCGACTGTGGCCATGGCAAAGTCAAAACGTAAAAAAAGAATACCGCGCACACCACTGGAAAAAATTGACCTCAGCCAGCTCAGACTGGTGGGCATTATTCTGGCCTCAAGCGGCAATAAGGCTTTGGTCGAAGAGTCCAATGGCAAAGGTTATGTCATCCGAAGGGGAACTTATATCGGAACCAACGCCGGCAAAGTGGTCAAAATTCAGCGCGATAAAGTTATAGTTGCCGAAGAATATGAGGATGTTGTCGGCAATGTGAGCCTCAGAAATAAAGAACTAAAACTTCCGAAGCCTCCTGGAGAATTTTAA
- a CDS encoding DUF368 domain-containing protein, which yields MKTKTQLTWKEAFFAGPGPDSLKKACVLSLKGLCMGSADVIPGVSGGTIALITGIYEDLIKALKSLDLAMVKKLLQLDVKGAVAGIHIRFLLSLFVGIGIAIISLARLMNFLINHHAVLTWSLFFGLIAASILVVSRQVTAWTLRNSISLAVGIAVAAFIMNLIPITTPEALWFIFLCGIIAICAMILPGISGAFILLILGKYEFITATLKNPFVPQHFIIIIVFCLGCMVGLLSFSRLLNYFLKNFRGLTMAFLTGLMVGAMPKIWPWKQILAAEKINGKPHVTWGPNIIPDTLNTEVLFAIALAIIGFLAVMAIERLARDRKND from the coding sequence GTGAAAACAAAAACACAGCTGACGTGGAAAGAAGCGTTTTTTGCAGGTCCAGGACCAGATTCGCTTAAAAAGGCATGTGTTTTGTCCTTAAAAGGACTGTGTATGGGTTCGGCTGATGTGATCCCTGGCGTTTCCGGCGGCACCATAGCGCTTATAACCGGAATATATGAAGATCTGATCAAAGCCCTTAAATCACTGGATTTAGCAATGGTTAAAAAACTGCTGCAGCTTGACGTGAAAGGTGCCGTGGCGGGTATTCACATCCGTTTTTTACTATCATTGTTTGTTGGAATCGGCATTGCCATCATCAGCCTGGCAAGACTGATGAATTTTTTGATCAATCATCATGCCGTATTGACCTGGAGTCTTTTTTTCGGTCTGATTGCGGCATCCATCCTGGTGGTCAGCCGGCAGGTGACCGCCTGGACACTGCGCAACAGTATCAGCCTGGCGGTTGGAATTGCCGTTGCCGCCTTCATTATGAATCTAATACCAATAACAACCCCCGAGGCGCTGTGGTTTATATTCTTGTGCGGCATCATCGCCATTTGTGCCATGATTTTACCCGGCATCAGCGGGGCCTTCATTTTGTTGATCTTGGGCAAATATGAGTTTATCACAGCCACCCTAAAAAATCCGTTTGTACCGCAGCACTTCATTATTATCATCGTATTTTGTCTGGGATGTATGGTTGGACTGCTCAGTTTTTCCAGACTGCTCAACTATTTCCTCAAGAATTTCCGTGGTCTGACCATGGCGTTTTTGACCGGTTTGATGGTTGGCGCCATGCCCAAAATTTGGCCGTGGAAACAAATATTAGCAGCCGAAAAAATTAACGGAAAACCGCATGTCACCTGGGGTCCCAATATCATTCCCGATACGCTGAACACGGAAGTACTTTTTGCCATCGCTCTAGCGATCATCGGGTTTTTAGCGGTAATGGCGATTGAGCGCTTGGCCAGAGACAGGAAAAACGACTAA
- the serS gene encoding serine--tRNA ligase: MLEIKFVRQNLAAVQDALSARGYAIDLDAFTSCDEERRAILQELEALRHNRNVVSDQIAEMKKAGENADTPVTQMREVSAKIKALDKSLADTQETLEKMLLGMPNIPHSSVPVGKDEADNPVIKTVGEPPAFEFEPKAHWDIGTQLGILDFERAAKITGARFPLYYGAGARLERALINFMLDIHTQAHGYTETLPPFIVNRQSMTHTGQLPKFEEDLFKLVDWDYYLIPTAEVPVTNIHQDEILAEAQLPIYYTAYTPCFRSEAGSYGKDTRGLIRQHQFNKVELVKFTTPQSSYDELESLRANAETILKKLELPYQVIELCTGDLGFSAAKTYDLEVWMPAQSVYREISSCSNFENFQARRANIRYKKKGQKGTELVHTLNGSGLAVGRCLAAIIENFQQEDGSVSIPAALQPYMSGMETIQP, encoded by the coding sequence ATGCTGGAAATCAAGTTTGTTAGGCAAAATTTAGCTGCCGTGCAAGATGCGTTAAGCGCGCGGGGTTATGCGATTGACCTGGATGCCTTTACATCTTGCGACGAGGAACGCAGGGCCATATTGCAAGAGCTAGAAGCCTTACGGCATAATCGCAATGTGGTTTCCGACCAGATCGCGGAAATGAAAAAAGCCGGTGAAAATGCAGATACCCCTGTAACCCAGATGCGCGAGGTTTCAGCCAAGATTAAAGCGCTGGATAAGTCGCTGGCCGATACTCAGGAAACACTCGAAAAAATGTTGCTGGGAATGCCGAATATTCCCCATTCATCGGTACCGGTGGGCAAGGATGAAGCCGACAACCCTGTTATAAAGACCGTTGGTGAACCCCCAGCGTTTGAGTTTGAACCCAAAGCGCACTGGGACATTGGAACCCAGCTCGGAATCCTGGATTTTGAGCGGGCTGCAAAAATTACAGGGGCGCGTTTCCCGCTTTACTATGGTGCCGGTGCCCGCCTGGAAAGGGCACTTATTAATTTTATGCTCGATATTCATACCCAGGCGCATGGCTACACAGAAACACTGCCACCTTTTATCGTCAACCGACAGAGCATGACGCATACCGGCCAGCTACCGAAATTTGAAGAAGATTTGTTTAAATTGGTAGACTGGGATTACTATCTGATCCCCACTGCCGAAGTGCCGGTCACCAATATTCATCAGGACGAAATTTTGGCTGAAGCGCAGCTGCCGATTTATTACACGGCCTATACGCCGTGCTTCAGATCTGAAGCAGGATCATACGGTAAAGATACGCGCGGATTAATTCGCCAGCATCAATTTAACAAGGTTGAACTGGTCAAATTTACTACCCCGCAAAGCTCCTATGACGAACTTGAATCGCTGCGCGCTAATGCCGAAACCATTTTGAAAAAACTTGAACTTCCCTATCAAGTCATTGAGCTGTGTACCGGGGATCTTGGCTTTTCGGCTGCCAAGACCTATGATCTTGAGGTCTGGATGCCGGCCCAAAGTGTTTATCGTGAAATTTCATCCTGCAGCAATTTTGAAAATTTTCAGGCACGCCGCGCAAACATCCGCTATAAGAAAAAAGGCCAAAAAGGGACTGAGCTCGTCCATACACTCAATGGATCCGGGCTTGCGGTGGGCCGCTGTCTGGCCGCAATCATTGAAAACTTCCAGCAAGAAGACGGCAGCGTGTCGATCCCCGCTGCGCTGCAACCTTACATGAGTGGAATGGAAACAATTCAACCGTGA
- a CDS encoding tetratricopeptide repeat protein: MKRNLIISFGCIILLGVVAACATKDIEKQKKEAEVARRLGEAYLQQGNFSGALKELKKAEAKYPDDHLLQYDLGLLYAFKERYDEAIVHYKKALELSPTYGPAMNSLGNAYAGKKDWDQAIFYYRKVINDILYATPHFAYTGLGNAYYYKGELKRSEKNYQQALKIKPDFVKALQGISETYIAMGRVPEAVEKLEKAVRIEPEFARLHFQLARAYQVALEFDKAYRSYQKVIELAPETGLADQAEQGAREVKKYL; this comes from the coding sequence ATGAAACGAAACTTAATAATATCTTTTGGATGTATTATTCTATTGGGTGTCGTTGCGGCGTGCGCAACAAAGGATATTGAGAAACAGAAAAAGGAGGCCGAGGTTGCCCGACGGCTCGGCGAAGCCTATTTACAACAGGGCAATTTTTCTGGTGCGCTAAAGGAGTTAAAAAAGGCCGAGGCGAAATACCCGGATGATCATTTGCTGCAATATGACCTGGGTCTGTTATACGCATTCAAAGAACGGTATGACGAAGCGATCGTGCACTATAAAAAGGCTTTGGAGCTGAGTCCCACCTATGGACCTGCAATGAACAGCCTGGGCAATGCCTATGCCGGAAAAAAGGACTGGGACCAGGCCATATTTTATTATCGTAAGGTCATCAATGATATCCTGTATGCCACCCCGCACTTTGCTTATACCGGCCTGGGCAATGCCTATTATTACAAAGGTGAATTAAAGCGTTCGGAAAAAAATTATCAGCAGGCACTAAAGATCAAGCCTGATTTTGTCAAGGCGCTTCAGGGAATCTCTGAAACCTATATCGCCATGGGGCGGGTGCCCGAAGCGGTCGAAAAATTAGAAAAAGCCGTGCGCATAGAACCTGAATTTGCGCGCTTGCATTTTCAATTGGCCAGGGCCTATCAGGTGGCGTTGGAGTTTGATAAAGCCTATCGTTCCTATCAGAAGGTCATAGAGCTGGCTCCGGAAACCGGACTGGCTGATCAAGCGGAGCAGGGGGCTAGGGAAGTCAAAAAATATCTTTAG